The segment TACTGCGAGCGCATTTTTGGACCTACCAAGGACTGGGAGTGCCACTGCGGCAAGTATAAGCGCATCCGCTACAAGGGCAAGATCTGCGACCGCTGCGGCGTTGAGGTCACCAAGGCCAAGGTCCGCCGTGAGCGCATGGGCCACATCGAGCTGGCCGCTCCCGTGAGCCATATCTGGTACTTCAAGGGCATCCCCAGCCGCATCGGCCTGATGCTGGACATCAGCCCCCGCCTGCTGGAGAAGGTCCTGTACTTTGCAAGCTATATCGTCACCGATCCGGGCGCTACCCGTCTGGAAAAGAAGCAGCTGCTCACCGAGAGCGAGTACCGCGAAATGCGCGACCACTACGGTGATGAGTTCGAGGCTGCTATGGGCGCCGAGGCTATTCAGGATCTGCTGAAGGAGATCGATCTGGATCAGCTGAGCGCAGAGCTGACCGCTGAGGTGGAAAAGTCCTCCGGTCAGAAGCGCGTGCGCATCCTCAAGCGTCTGGAGGTCGTGGAGGCATTCCGCATTTCCGGCAACCGTCCCGAGTGGATGGTCATGGATGTGCTGCCTGTTCTGCCGCCTGACCTGCGCCCCATGGTCCAGCTGGATGGCGGCCGCTTCGCCACCTCCGACCTGAATGACCTGTACCGCCGCGTCATCAACCGCAACAACCGTCTGCGCCGTCTGCTGGAGCTGGGTGCTCCCGACATCATCGTGCGCAACGAGAAGCGCATGCTGCAGGAAGCAGTGGACAGCCTGATCGACAACGGCCGCCGCGGCCGTCCGGTCACCGGCCCCAACAACCGTGCGCTGAAGAGCCTGTCCGACCTGCTGAAGGGCAAGCAGGGCCGCTTCCGTCAGAACCTGCTGGGCAAGCGTGTTGACTACTCCGGCCGTTCCGTTATCGTCGTCGGCCCTGAGCTGAAGATGGATCAGTGCGGTCTGCCCAAGGAGATGGCTCTGGAGCTGTTCAAGCCCTTTGTCATGAAGGATCTGGTGGAGAAGGGCATCGCCAACAACATCAAGTCCGCCCGCAAGATGGTGGAGCGCGCAAAGCCTGAGGTCTGGGACAGCCTGGAAACCGTGATCAAGGGTCATCCCGTTCTGCTGAACCGTGCACCTACCCTGCACCGTCTGGGCATTCAGGCCTTCAACCCGGTGCTGGTGGAGGGCCGTGCCATCAAGCTGCACCCGCTGGCATGTACCGCATTCAACGCCGACTTCGACGGTGACCAGATGGCAGTGCATCTGCCTCTGGGCGAGGATGCCTGCCGTGAGGCCAAGATGCTGATGCTGGCTTCCGGCAACCTGCTGAAGCCCTCTGACGGCGCACCTGTTACCGTGCCTACGCAGGATATGATCCTGGGCAGCTACTACCTGACCACCGTTCGTGAAAACGATGAGGGTGCAGGCAAGGTGTTCCGCGATGAGAATGAGGCTCTGATGGCTTATGCAGAGCACATCGTCACCCTGCACGCACCCATCAAGGTGCGCCGCACCATGGTGATCGATGGCGTGGAGCGCACCGGTCTGGTGGATGCTACCGTTGGCCGCATCATCTTCAACAACCCGGTTCCTCAGAATCTGGGCTATATCGACCGTACTGATCCCGAGCACTGGCTGGAGTACGAGGTCAGCTTCCGTGTGACAAAGAAAACCCTGCCCGACATCATTTCCCGCTGCATGACCCGCAACGGCACCCGCAAGTGTGCAAAGATGCTGGACGCCATCAAGGCGCAGGGCTACAAGTACTCCACTCTGTCTGCAATCTCCGTCGCTGTGTGCGATGCTGTGATCCCGCCGCAGAAGCAGGAGCTGATCGCTGAGGCTGATCAGCAGATCGCCAAGGTCGGCAAGCTGTTCAACCGCGGCCTGATCTCCGACAACGAGCGTTACAACCAGACCATCGCCATCTGGCAGGCTACCACTGATAAGGTCTCCAAGGCTCTGGCAGACAACCTGCCCAAGGACAACGAGATCTATATGATGGCAGACTCCGGTGCTCGTGGTTCTATGAACCAGATCAAGCAGCTGGCCGGCATGCGCGGCCTGCTGGCAAACACCGCCGGCCACACCATCGAGATGCCCATTCGCGCCAACTACCGTGAAGGTCTGAATATTCTGGAATATTTCGTTTCTGCCCGTGGCGCCCGTAAGGGTCTGGCAGATACCGCTCTGCGTACCGCTGACTCCGGCTACCTGACCCGCCGCATGGTCGATGTCTCTCAGGATGTCATCGTCCGCGAGATCGACTGCGGCACCACCGACGGCCTGTGGGTCTCCGAGATCCACGAGGGCAAGGAGAAGATCGAGAGCTTCCGCGAGCGTCTGATCGGCCGCTTTGCTGTGGGCGATGTGGTCAACCCCGTCACCGGCAAGGTGATCGTGCCGGAAGGCAAGATGATCGACCTGTACGACGCAAACGAGATCGAGGCAGCCGGCATCACCAAGCTGAAGATCCGCAGCCTGCTGACCTGCCGTGCAAAGACCGGTGTCTGCGCACGCTGCTATGGTTCCGATATGGCAAACGGTGAGCCGGTCCGTCTGGGTGAGTCTGTCGGTGTTATCGCCGCAGAGTCCATCGGTGAGCCCGGTACCCAGCTGACCATGCGTACCTTCCATACCGGCGGTATCGCATCTGCTGAAGATATCACACAGGGTCTTCCCCGTGTCGAGGAGCTGTTCGAGAGCCGCCGTCCCAAGAGCATGGCCATCATGAGCGAGATTTCCGGTGTCGTTTCTCAGGACGATACAAA is part of the Faecalibacterium sp. HTF-F genome and harbors:
- the rpoC gene encoding DNA-directed RNA polymerase subunit beta', encoding MENNVFDSIKIGLASPEQIRNWSYGEVKKPETINYRTLKPERDGLYCERIFGPTKDWECHCGKYKRIRYKGKICDRCGVEVTKAKVRRERMGHIELAAPVSHIWYFKGIPSRIGLMLDISPRLLEKVLYFASYIVTDPGATRLEKKQLLTESEYREMRDHYGDEFEAAMGAEAIQDLLKEIDLDQLSAELTAEVEKSSGQKRVRILKRLEVVEAFRISGNRPEWMVMDVLPVLPPDLRPMVQLDGGRFATSDLNDLYRRVINRNNRLRRLLELGAPDIIVRNEKRMLQEAVDSLIDNGRRGRPVTGPNNRALKSLSDLLKGKQGRFRQNLLGKRVDYSGRSVIVVGPELKMDQCGLPKEMALELFKPFVMKDLVEKGIANNIKSARKMVERAKPEVWDSLETVIKGHPVLLNRAPTLHRLGIQAFNPVLVEGRAIKLHPLACTAFNADFDGDQMAVHLPLGEDACREAKMLMLASGNLLKPSDGAPVTVPTQDMILGSYYLTTVRENDEGAGKVFRDENEALMAYAEHIVTLHAPIKVRRTMVIDGVERTGLVDATVGRIIFNNPVPQNLGYIDRTDPEHWLEYEVSFRVTKKTLPDIISRCMTRNGTRKCAKMLDAIKAQGYKYSTLSAISVAVCDAVIPPQKQELIAEADQQIAKVGKLFNRGLISDNERYNQTIAIWQATTDKVSKALADNLPKDNEIYMMADSGARGSMNQIKQLAGMRGLLANTAGHTIEMPIRANYREGLNILEYFVSARGARKGLADTALRTADSGYLTRRMVDVSQDVIVREIDCGTTDGLWVSEIHEGKEKIESFRERLIGRFAVGDVVNPVTGKVIVPEGKMIDLYDANEIEAAGITKLKIRSLLTCRAKTGVCARCYGSDMANGEPVRLGESVGVIAAESIGEPGTQLTMRTFHTGGIASAEDITQGLPRVEELFESRRPKSMAIMSEISGVVSQDDTKKNVVIKVTGKDETGAEVVKSYSIPFTQHSRVMPGDRVEKGDIITREGVLYPQDILAIKGLEDVQNYLINEVQKVYRLQGVEINDKHIEVIVRQMCRKVRVTDSGSSNLIGGALASRLEVENINADLQQRIDAGEEGLKLVEYQQVLLGITKAALANDSFLSAASFQETTRVLTEAAIKGKVDPLAGLKENVIIGKLIPAGTGLPEVREDLKNREAERDAEVAAEQAAAAQ